The Fulvivirga ligni genome window below encodes:
- a CDS encoding fumarate reductase/succinate dehydrogenase flavoprotein subunit → MKLDSKIPEGPIGEKWSKHKFNIKLVNPANKRKYDIIVVGTGLAGASAAASFGELGYNVKAFCFQDSPRRAHSIAAQGGINAAKNYQNDGDSVFRLFYDTVKGGDYRSREANVHRLAEVSVDIIDQCVAQGVPFAREYGGLLSNRSFGGAQVSRTFYARGQTGQQLLLGAYSALSRQIDNGKVKMYTRSEMLDLVMVDGKARGIVTRDLITGKIESHSAHAVVLASGGYGNVFYLSTNAMGSNATAAWRAHKKGAYFANPCFTQIHPTCIPVSGDHQSKLTLMSESLRNDGRVWVPKEQSDAEKIRKGELKATDLPEEKRDYYLERRYPAFGNLVPRDVASRNAKNVCDEGRGVAKTGLAVYLDFADAIKRDGKDTIASKYGNLFDMYQQITGENPYEMPMKIYPAVHYTMGGLWVDYNLMTTVDGLYALGECNFSDHGANRLGASALMQGLADGYFVIPYTIGDYLAKMPYDKVSTDHEAFKKAEADVTEKINTLLSIKGTRTVDDFHKALGHIMWEYCGMSRNEEGLKKAKVEIQKLRKEFWEDVNVIGGNDELNISLEKANRVADFLELGELMVDDALYRSESCGGHFREESQTDEGEAKRKDDEFSFVSAWEYNGPETPETLNKEDLVFENVKLTQRSYK, encoded by the coding sequence ATGAAATTAGATTCTAAAATACCAGAAGGCCCTATAGGCGAAAAATGGTCAAAGCATAAATTCAATATTAAATTAGTAAACCCTGCTAATAAGCGTAAGTACGATATCATCGTAGTAGGTACGGGATTAGCAGGAGCTTCAGCAGCTGCATCATTCGGTGAGCTGGGTTATAACGTAAAAGCATTTTGCTTTCAAGATAGCCCTAGAAGAGCACACAGTATAGCAGCCCAAGGAGGTATAAACGCCGCTAAAAACTATCAAAACGATGGTGACAGTGTATTCAGACTTTTCTATGATACTGTTAAAGGTGGTGACTACCGTTCTAGAGAAGCAAACGTACACCGTTTGGCTGAAGTAAGTGTAGATATCATAGATCAGTGTGTAGCGCAAGGAGTACCTTTCGCTAGAGAATATGGAGGTTTACTTTCTAACAGATCTTTCGGTGGAGCGCAGGTTTCCAGAACGTTCTACGCCAGGGGTCAAACCGGACAGCAGTTATTATTAGGAGCTTACAGTGCACTTAGCCGTCAGATAGATAACGGTAAAGTAAAAATGTACACCCGCTCTGAAATGCTTGATTTGGTAATGGTAGATGGTAAAGCCAGAGGAATTGTTACCAGAGACCTGATCACAGGAAAAATTGAGTCTCACAGTGCTCACGCAGTAGTTTTAGCTTCTGGAGGTTATGGAAACGTATTTTACCTTTCTACTAACGCCATGGGATCTAACGCTACAGCAGCATGGAGAGCTCACAAAAAGGGAGCATATTTTGCTAACCCTTGCTTCACTCAGATTCACCCTACTTGTATCCCTGTTTCAGGAGACCACCAGTCAAAATTAACTTTGATGTCTGAGTCTTTGAGAAATGATGGTCGTGTATGGGTACCTAAAGAACAGTCTGACGCTGAAAAAATCAGAAAAGGCGAATTAAAAGCCACTGATTTACCAGAAGAGAAAAGAGATTACTACTTAGAAAGAAGATACCCTGCTTTCGGAAACCTTGTACCTCGTGACGTGGCATCTCGTAATGCTAAAAACGTATGCGATGAAGGTAGAGGGGTAGCTAAAACAGGTCTTGCCGTTTATCTTGACTTTGCTGACGCGATCAAGAGAGATGGAAAAGATACTATCGCTAGCAAGTATGGTAACTTATTCGATATGTATCAGCAAATCACAGGAGAAAATCCTTACGAAATGCCGATGAAGATATACCCTGCTGTACACTACACTATGGGTGGCCTTTGGGTAGACTATAACTTAATGACTACGGTAGACGGTCTATATGCACTGGGAGAATGTAACTTCTCAGATCACGGTGCTAACAGACTAGGAGCCAGTGCATTAATGCAAGGTCTTGCTGATGGTTATTTTGTAATACCATACACTATCGGTGATTATTTAGCTAAAATGCCTTATGATAAAGTTTCCACAGATCATGAAGCATTCAAAAAGGCTGAAGCTGACGTAACTGAGAAAATAAACACACTACTTTCTATAAAAGGAACCAGAACTGTAGATGACTTCCATAAAGCATTAGGACACATCATGTGGGAATACTGCGGAATGTCTAGAAACGAAGAAGGTTTAAAGAAAGCGAAAGTAGAAATACAGAAGCTTAGAAAAGAATTCTGGGAAGATGTAAATGTTATCGGTGGAAATGATGAATTAAACATCAGTCTTGAAAAAGCTAACCGTGTAGCAGACTTCCTTGAACTAGGTGAATTAATGGTAGATGATGCCCTATACAGATCAGAATCTTGCGGTGGTCATTTTAGAGAGGAGTCGCAAACCGACGAAGGTGAAGCGAAGAGAAAAGACGATGAGTTTTCTTTTGTTTCAGCATGGGAATATAATGGCCCGGAAACACCTGAAACATTAAACAAAGAAGACTTAGTGTTTGAGAACGTTAAATTGACCCAAAGAAGCTATAAATAA
- a CDS encoding MFS transporter, translated as MNKTILALSFARMADAMGNSILFIMIPIYVAKIPTEHIDMPTPVLVGLLISIFGFVTSLCQPLMGSLSDSLNKRKVLIIIGMIIIGTGTLGFMLAENFLHLLLLRIMQGVGVAITIPASLSIITAVSNKETRGGAMGVYSTSRMIGFAIGPVIGGYLQVNHGFDAAFIAGAGFVFLSVLMVLIWVKEVHVDNVDSKKKSGVFDWSLYTPGILTGALATFTMASCFSMVTTLENQFNERLDITAFGFSVAFSMLMVGRLLFQVPLGHLSDKKGRRPFILGGLVLMAISTILMGEVQEMYQLIILRLAQGIAAAGIAAPAFALAADLSRKGGEGRQMSIITMGFAMGIAVGPLITGVLVNQFFELPFIVTGVAAFVSAFLVFKYMPETVTKS; from the coding sequence CTTTCATTTGCCAGGATGGCAGATGCTATGGGGAACAGTATTTTGTTTATTATGATTCCTATCTATGTGGCCAAAATTCCAACGGAACATATTGATATGCCTACGCCCGTTTTAGTAGGATTGTTGATTTCCATTTTTGGTTTCGTTACATCTCTCTGTCAACCTTTGATGGGCTCTTTAAGCGATTCTTTAAATAAGCGGAAAGTGCTGATCATCATAGGAATGATTATTATTGGCACAGGTACTTTGGGCTTTATGCTTGCTGAGAATTTTCTGCATTTACTCTTACTTAGAATCATGCAGGGCGTGGGTGTAGCGATTACTATTCCTGCTTCATTATCTATCATAACCGCTGTTTCGAATAAAGAGACCAGGGGAGGAGCTATGGGCGTGTACAGTACCAGTAGGATGATTGGCTTTGCCATAGGTCCGGTCATTGGTGGATATCTGCAAGTGAATCATGGTTTTGATGCGGCATTCATAGCTGGTGCTGGCTTTGTGTTTCTGTCGGTTTTGATGGTTTTAATATGGGTGAAGGAGGTGCATGTAGATAATGTGGATTCTAAAAAGAAATCTGGTGTTTTCGATTGGTCACTATATACGCCTGGAATTCTTACCGGTGCTCTGGCCACTTTTACCATGGCAAGTTGCTTCTCTATGGTGACCACACTTGAGAATCAGTTTAATGAACGACTTGATATCACTGCTTTTGGTTTTAGTGTTGCCTTCAGCATGCTTATGGTGGGGCGCTTATTGTTTCAAGTGCCATTGGGACATTTGTCTGATAAAAAGGGTAGGAGGCCCTTTATACTTGGAGGTCTGGTGCTCATGGCTATCAGTACTATTTTGATGGGAGAGGTTCAGGAAATGTATCAACTCATTATTTTGCGACTAGCTCAAGGAATAGCGGCTGCAGGTATTGCTGCGCCAGCATTTGCACTGGCTGCCGATCTTTCAAGAAAAGGAGGTGAGGGTAGGCAGATGAGTATAATCACCATGGGTTTTGCCATGGGGATAGCCGTAGGACCGTTAATAACCGGTGTTTTGGTGAATCAATTTTTTGAATTGCCGTTTATCGTCACTGGTGTAGCTGCTTTTGTTTCTGCTTTCTTGGTATTCAAGTATATGCCAGAAACGGTTACGAAAAGCTGA
- a CDS encoding TMEM175 family protein, giving the protein MKTGRLEAFSDGVLAIIITIMVLEMKIPHGADIESLKPLLPIVISYILSFIYLGIYWNNHHHMLHVTSKVSGGILWANLHLLFWLSLIPFVTGWMGENNFAPVPMALYGVNLLMAAIAYAILQRTIINKQGPDSIIAKSVGKDLKGKLSPVIYLIAIPAAFLNQWICGSLYFLVALIWIVPDKRIEKNITD; this is encoded by the coding sequence ATGAAAACAGGAAGACTAGAAGCTTTTAGCGATGGTGTACTAGCAATCATCATCACCATTATGGTTCTTGAAATGAAAATACCTCATGGAGCAGATATTGAAAGCCTAAAGCCACTGCTTCCGATAGTAATCAGCTACATTCTCAGTTTCATTTATCTCGGGATTTATTGGAATAATCACCATCATATGCTTCATGTTACCTCCAAAGTGTCAGGAGGCATTTTATGGGCTAATCTTCATCTTCTGTTTTGGCTTTCGTTAATACCATTTGTTACCGGATGGATGGGTGAAAACAACTTCGCTCCAGTGCCTATGGCTCTTTACGGCGTAAATTTACTAATGGCAGCCATTGCTTATGCCATTTTACAACGCACCATCATTAACAAACAGGGCCCTGACTCTATCATTGCGAAAAGCGTAGGTAAAGATTTGAAAGGTAAACTGTCTCCGGTAATTTATTTAATAGCCATACCAGCGGCCTTTTTAAATCAATGGATTTGTGGCAGCCTCTACTTTCTGGTAGCCTTAATATGGATTGTGCCTGATAAGCGCATTGAAAAGAACATCACTGACTAA
- a CDS encoding succinate dehydrogenase/fumarate reductase iron-sulfur subunit, with translation MKITLKVWRQKNGKEKGALATYQLDDISPDMSFLEMFDVLNEQLSRKGEEPIAFDHDCREGICGACSMYVNGKPHGPKQTTTCQLHMRSFKDGDTIVVEPWRAQAFPVVKDLVVDRSAFDRIISSGGYVSVNTGGVPDANEIPIPKKIADEAFDAATCIGCGACVAACKNASAMLFVSAKVSQLAMLPQGKVESKTRAERMVAQMDEEGFGACTNTGACSIECPKGISLENIARLNREYFGAKAKSDNL, from the coding sequence ATGAAAATCACATTAAAAGTTTGGAGACAGAAAAACGGTAAAGAAAAAGGCGCACTTGCCACCTACCAACTGGATGATATATCACCTGATATGTCTTTTCTAGAGATGTTTGATGTCTTAAACGAACAATTATCAAGAAAAGGAGAAGAACCTATAGCCTTCGATCATGACTGTAGAGAAGGTATATGCGGAGCTTGTAGTATGTATGTAAATGGAAAGCCTCACGGACCTAAGCAAACAACTACTTGCCAGCTACATATGAGAAGCTTTAAAGATGGGGATACTATTGTAGTAGAACCATGGAGAGCTCAGGCTTTCCCTGTAGTGAAAGATTTAGTGGTGGATAGATCTGCTTTTGACAGAATAATTTCATCTGGTGGTTATGTATCTGTAAACACTGGTGGCGTACCTGACGCTAACGAAATTCCTATTCCAAAGAAAATTGCTGATGAAGCTTTTGATGCAGCAACATGTATTGGATGTGGAGCTTGTGTGGCAGCATGTAAAAATGCTTCAGCTATGCTATTCGTAAGTGCTAAGGTTTCTCAGCTAGCTATGTTACCTCAGGGTAAAGTAGAAAGCAAAACCAGAGCAGAAAGGATGGTAGCGCAAATGGATGAAGAAGGTTTCGGAGCATGTACTAACACTGGAGCTTGTTCTATAGAATGTCCTAAAGGCATCAGCCTTGAAAACATTGCTCGTCTTAACAGAGAGTATTTCGGAGCTAAAGCAAAATCAGACAATCTATAA